The DNA sequence CATGCCCGAAGGCGCCTCCAGCGCCGCGCTCGCCCTCTTCCAGGACGCCTTGCGGCGCGGCCGCCGCACCGTGCCCGGCCTGCTCGGCGGCCGGCTGGGCAGCCGGCTCACGGCCGGGGCCCACTGGTACGGACGCCACCCCATGACCCGCAGCGCGGACCCCATGGAGGCTCTCGTGGAGCTCAACCTGTGGCGCCACGAAGGCGACGAGAACGAACAGGAGCGGCTCGACCTGGTCCTCTTCTCGGCCTTCCTGGAGGATCTCAGGCGCAACACCGCCCGCAATTTCATGCCCCGCTCCTACCTGCTCCTCCTGGACAACTCCCACACGGAGTACGGCCGCCACTTCCTGGACCTGTTACTGCGCTCCCGGCACGACCAGACCGTCGTCGCCGGGCACGCCAGTGATCCGCTGACCGTGGTCGCCAGCTCCAACCGCTGGCTGCCCCGCTGGGGTCCGGCCACCGGGGACTCCTGGCCCTGGCAACTGCGCGGCCCCGACCGGGCCTCCCTGGCCGACTGGCACGCCCACCGGCCGCCCCGCGACAGCGAGGACAGCTGGTGGTACCCGCTGCGCCTGCGCGACCTCAATCTGGACGAGGTGCGCATCCGGATAGAGCTCCAGCTCGGCGGGAACAGCGATCTGGCCCCGCTGACCCGTCTCACCCCCTTCGTGCACCGGCTCACCGGAGGGCTGCCGCGCGCCGTCCACCAGGTGCTCGACGTACTGCGCCAGGCCGGGACGCTCCCGGACTCGGGCCCCCAGCAGGACCGTTGGCTGCGCACCCTGCCCGACCGGCCGCTGCGCACCGGGGAGAACTCCGCCACCCTCGCCGACACCGCCCTCGGTCATCTCCTGCGCGATTTCGACGGAACCCAGCGCACGGCCCTGGCCGAATGCTCCGCCGCCCGGGACTTCTCCGTGGCCACCCGGCTGCTCAGCCCCGACGACTCCCTGTTCGGCGAGATCCGGGCGCGCTGGCTCCTGACCGGACCCGTCGCCATGGTCCCCGTACTCCACCCGTGGCTGCGCCGGCTGCTCCTGTGGCGGCTGGCCGCACGTCCCGAGGGGTGGGAGGCCGCGCACGAACTCCTCGCGGAGCACTACCGCGGCGAGGGCAAGCCGGTCCAGGAGATGTACCACCAGCTCGCCCGCGGGCGGACCGAGGAGGTCACCGCGCACCTGACCCGACGGTTCACCGCCGTACCGGCCGCGCAGTGGATCTCCGAGTTCGACGCGATCACCTCCGCTCCGAACCGCCTCCCCGCGGGCAGCGGGCCGCTGGAGCTCCTCTCCGGGCTCGTCCCGCGCCGGCCCGGGCGGGTGATGGACACCGAGGCCGTGATCCACACGCTGGTGACCACCCGCTGGGTGTGGACCGATCCGCTGGCCGACCCCGCCATGCGGCTGGGGAATCTGATCGCCGACGGCTACACCCAGCTGTCCCAACTCCGGAGGAACGACATCGTGGCCCTGTTCAACGAGGCCGAGCGGTACCGGCATTGGCGCGATCCCCAGACCGCGGGCTGGGAGGGCTGAGCACGTGCCCAGACTCGAGTGGCCCCTGCACGTCGTACGCCGCGTCGCGCTGGCCACCGCGGCGGCCCTCACCCTCGTGGCGGCGCTCTGGCTGGGCGTGGGCTGGCTCCAGGAGCGCCAGGCCAGGTGCGCCGACGGGGTCGTCGAACAGGGACCGGACCACGAGTGCGTCGGCGTGAGCGACGGCTCCTACGTCTTCGCTCCGCACCTCGACGCCGTCAGCGCGAAGATCGAGGCGGAGAACCGCCGGGTCCTCGCCCATGCGGACAAGGACCCGTACGTCAGCGTCGCCTACTTCACCTCGTTCACCACCAGCGCCGCGGACAGCAACTCCGCCGAGGGCGTCCGGCACGAACTCCAGGGCGCGTACCTGGCCCAGTACCGGCACAACCAGGGCGACTTGGCCGCCACACCCAAGATCCGGCTGTTGATAGCCAATCCGGGCAGCAAGTCCGCGCACTGGAAGCACACCGTCGACGCGCTGATCGCCCGCAGGGACTCCCCGGACCGGCTCGTCGCGGTGGCGGGCCTCGGCCCCAGCACCAACGAGAACCTCGCGGCCATCAAGCGATTCTCCGAGAACGGCATCGCCATGGTCGGCGCCACCATGACCGCCTCGGACATCAAGGACATCAACGGCTTCGTCCGGATCGCCCCCACCAACGAGGACCAGGCGTACGCGGGCGCCGGGTACCTGAAACGGCGCGGTGTGGCCACCGGCGTCGTCATCCAGGACGTGGCGGGGGGAGACCTCTACTCCTCCACCCTCGGCGACGCCTTCACCAAGGCGTTCCACGACGGCGGCGCGCACAAGCTCGTCACCGAGAGGATGACCTACGATTCCTCCGTCAGCAGCGCCTGGCAGAACGAACTACGGTACATGCCAGGGCAGTTGTGTCAGCAGCGCCCACAGCTCGTCTACTTCGCGGGCCGCGGCCTGCACCTGACCCGGTTCCTCGACGCGCTCGCCAACCGCAGCTGCACCGAGCAACAGTTCACCGTGTTCACCGGGGACGACACGACCAACCTGAGCCCCGAACAGCTCGCCCGAGCCGCCGAAACGGGCATCGAGGTGCTCTACACCGGCCTCGCCCACCCCGACATGAACCGCGCGGCGCCGCAGGCGGTGTCCGCACCCTCCGCGAAGAACTTCCAGCCGGGCGGACTGATGAACCAGTGGTTCCCGCAGGACCCCCGCGAGGACGGCGGGGCCCTGATGGGCCACGACGCGGTTCTCGCGGCGGCCCACGGCATCCAGATGGCCGCCCACTGGCAGGGACAGGTGGCCGGAGACGCGGTGGCCCGGATGTTCCACCAGATGGACGGCACCCAGCAGGTGGCCGGGGCCAGCGGATTCGTCTCCTTCCAGAACAACGGCAACCCGCGCAACAAGGCGGTCCCGATCCTGCGCCTCAACGCCAAGGGCCAGGTGGAGCTGGTCGAAGTCTCCGCGGCGGAGGGCAAGCCACCACAGGGACAGTGAAGCGCCGGGCGGGGCAGGACGGGCCCGGTCCCGCCCTGTCGCCCTTAACCGCGCAGCCGCGATCGAAACCCTCGACCAGCCGACGAAGACATCACACTCGAGCGGAAAACGTGAGACGGAGCAAAGACGTTATCCGCTCGTTATAAACTCGAGGGTCGGGTGGAGATGTCCCCATATTTCACGAAACATCAGCCGCGTGGCGCGCGCTTTCGTGACCCCTGGAGGACGTCTCCACCTATCACGATCGGCACCCTCCTCGTAACCCCTTGGGCCCGTGCAATCCGCTCCATCCCTGGGTAACTTCGGCCCGCATGACTGCTCATGCAGAACTGGCCCATTACCGGAAGACCCCGCCGTCCACTCCGTCCACCTCGACCACCTCGACCACGCGCATCGACCGCCCCCGCCCCGGTGACGGCCGCCTCCTGTGGCGCCTCGCCCGCGATTCCAGGACTCTGGACCTCAACTCGGCCTACAGCTATCTCCTCTGGTGCCGTGACTTCGCCGGCACGTCCGCGGTGGCCCGCGACTCGTCCGGGCGCCCCGTCGGATTCGTCAGCGGATACCTGCGGCCCGACAGCCCCGAAACCCTGCTCGTCTGGCAGATCGCCGTCGACGAATCCGTCCGCGGCCTGGGCATCGCCGGGGCCCTGCTCGACGGCCTCTCCGCCCGTGTGGCGGCGGAGCACGGACTGAGCTCCCTGGAGACCACCATCTCCCCCGGCAACCTCGCGTCGGAGCGGCTGTTCGCCTCGTACGCCGCACGGCACGGCGCCACGCTCACGCGCAGCGTGCTGTTCGCCCCGGAGGAGTTCCCGGACCGCGGCTACGCCCCGGAGGTCCTGCACCGCATCGGGCCGCTCCACTTCTGATCCCGGTCCGGACATCTCGCGCCGGAAACCTCGCGCCGGATATCTCGGGCCGAACGCCTCGCGCCTCGCGCCGAGGCACCGTACACACCACCCCACGCTCATTGGAGAGTTCCCTTGACCATGACCGAGCCGGTCCTGTCCGTTTTCGAGACCATGGAGTCCGAGGTGCGCAGCTACTGCCGCGCCTGGCCCGTCGTCTTCGAGCGCGCCACGGGAAGCCGGCTGTACGACGAACACGGCTCCGGTTACCTGGACTTCTTCGCGGGCGCCGGTTCCCTGAACTACGGCCACAACAACCCCGTCCTGAAGCGGGCCCTGCTCGACTACTTGGAGCGGGACGGCATCACGCACGGGCTGGACATGGCGACGACCGCCAAGAGGGCCTTTCTCGAGACCTTCCGGTCCCACGTCCTCGAACCCCGCGCTCTGAACTACAAGGTGATGTTCCCGGGGCCCACCGGGACCAACGCCGTCGAAGCGGCGCTCAAGCTGGCGCGGAAGGCCAAGGGACGCGAGTCGGTCGTGTCCTTCACCAACGCCTTCCACGGCATGTCGCTCGGCTCCCTCGCCGTCACGGGCAACGCCTTCAAACGGGCCGGCGCCGGCGTCCCCCTGGTCCACGGCACCCCGATGCCCTTCGACAACTACCTCGGAGGCAGGGTCCCCGACTTCCTCTGGTTCGAGCGGCTGCTGGAGGACCAGGGGTCCGGCCTCAACCACCCGGCGGCGGTCATCGTCGAGACGATCCAGGGCGAAGGCGGGATCAACGTGGCGCGCGCGGAGTGGCTCCGCGCCCTCGCGGACCTGTGCCGGCGCCGCGACATGCTGCTGATCGTCGACGACATCCAGATGGGCTGCGGCCGGACCGGCGAATTCTTCTCCTTCGAGGAGGCGGGCATCACGCCCGACATCGTCACGCTGTCGAAGTCCATCAGCGGCTACGGACTCCCCATGTCCCTGTGCCTGTTCAAGCCCGAGCTGGACCTGTG is a window from the Streptomyces sp. NBC_01244 genome containing:
- the ectA gene encoding diaminobutyrate acetyltransferase, with the protein product MTAHAELAHYRKTPPSTPSTSTTSTTRIDRPRPGDGRLLWRLARDSRTLDLNSAYSYLLWCRDFAGTSAVARDSSGRPVGFVSGYLRPDSPETLLVWQIAVDESVRGLGIAGALLDGLSARVAAEHGLSSLETTISPGNLASERLFASYAARHGATLTRSVLFAPEEFPDRGYAPEVLHRIGPLHF
- a CDS encoding branched-chain amino acid ABC transporter substrate-binding protein, translating into MPRLEWPLHVVRRVALATAAALTLVAALWLGVGWLQERQARCADGVVEQGPDHECVGVSDGSYVFAPHLDAVSAKIEAENRRVLAHADKDPYVSVAYFTSFTTSAADSNSAEGVRHELQGAYLAQYRHNQGDLAATPKIRLLIANPGSKSAHWKHTVDALIARRDSPDRLVAVAGLGPSTNENLAAIKRFSENGIAMVGATMTASDIKDINGFVRIAPTNEDQAYAGAGYLKRRGVATGVVIQDVAGGDLYSSTLGDAFTKAFHDGGAHKLVTERMTYDSSVSSAWQNELRYMPGQLCQQRPQLVYFAGRGLHLTRFLDALANRSCTEQQFTVFTGDDTTNLSPEQLARAAETGIEVLYTGLAHPDMNRAAPQAVSAPSAKNFQPGGLMNQWFPQDPREDGGALMGHDAVLAAAHGIQMAAHWQGQVAGDAVARMFHQMDGTQQVAGASGFVSFQNNGNPRNKAVPILRLNAKGQVELVEVSAAEGKPPQGQ
- the ectB gene encoding diaminobutyrate--2-oxoglutarate transaminase, producing MTMTEPVLSVFETMESEVRSYCRAWPVVFERATGSRLYDEHGSGYLDFFAGAGSLNYGHNNPVLKRALLDYLERDGITHGLDMATTAKRAFLETFRSHVLEPRALNYKVMFPGPTGTNAVEAALKLARKAKGRESVVSFTNAFHGMSLGSLAVTGNAFKRAGAGVPLVHGTPMPFDNYLGGRVPDFLWFERLLEDQGSGLNHPAAVIVETIQGEGGINVARAEWLRALADLCRRRDMLLIVDDIQMGCGRTGEFFSFEEAGITPDIVTLSKSISGYGLPMSLCLFKPELDLWEPGEHNGTFRGNNPAFVTATAALETYWGDGVLRERTLVQGAHIESALRELCAEHTRLGATYRGRGLVWGLEFAHKERAAAVCRRAFEHGLLVETSGPAGEVVKLLPPLTVTGDELDEGLAVLARSVRETA